DNA from Pirellulaceae bacterium:
CAAATGCTCGTAGCTACACACTCAGAACTAAAGAAGGCAATCCGAACCTATTCTCAATCCGCAACAGCAAGAATGCACGAACTTAAGTTTACAAATGACTTTTTAATGTTTCTCGCGTCGTGCATCAAAACTGACGGGCAGGAAGACAGGCCATTTGGAGCAAGGTTCATGCTTAAGAGAATCGCCAACAAATTCCAGGCAATGTACATCCGGGAGTCTTCCATTTGCTCATGGGAAATCACCGACCCAATGGAAAAACATGTTGATCATCTGAGGAATTCACAGTGACCAACACACTCGAAATCATTGCAACCTACCGCTCTGAGCGATTCCGCTTCGACAATGCCAATTCGTCAGTCGTGGTCGCTAACGTTCAACTAGCTCCGCAATCGCGAGAGATCGCCAAAGTTGTAGGAATCGATGATTCGTACATCGCGATCAAAGGCGAAGCTGACGACGGAGAGCTCGAGAAAGGGATTACCTATCGTTTTTTGGGCCACTGGAAGGATTACCACAATCGACGATACGGGACCGTTGAAAAGCAGTTCTGCTTTAATTCTTTCGTCCAGCACGTTGCCCATGACCGGAAATCGTTAATCGAGTATCTGTCTCACGCTGGCAAGGATAATGGCGTTGGGCCACGAAAGGCCGCTATGCTGGTTGACCAATTCGGCATTGATGAAGTCTTAGATCGATGCCGACAACCCCTGGAGGTTGTTTCCGCGATCGGCGTTAGGCAGGATCAGGCCGAGCGATTTTCAAATTATCTGATCGAGCAGAAAGCCATCGAGTCGGCACTGCTTGACTTAGATTCACTGCTGGCCGGTAAAGGCTTTCCGAAGTCACTACCACGCAAGCTGATCAAGGAGTTCGGCAATCGTGCTGCGGCCATCATCGCCGACGATCCGTTTGCTTTAATGCAGTTTCATGGGGTCGGTTTTAAGAAGGCTGACAACTTGTGGGCGCTACTTGGCAAGCCGCTTGACGACATTCACCGACTGGCCATGTGTCTGTGGTATGGCATGGCATCGGATACAACCGGCAGTACTTGGTTCCCGGCCAAATTGGCCGTGCAACGACTGTCGCGTGAGATCGGCTGTGAAATCGACTTCCGCGCTGCAATCCTTCATGGCAAGGAATTGGCAGCAACTTCCGATCATCATTACGGCGCTATCGCCAGTCTCCGTACGGATTCTAATCAGCAATTGCGGTCCGATGGTCAAATCATGTGGCTGTCTGAACATCGCAACGATCAACGCGAGCAGGCAATTGTCCGGTCGGTTGTCAGTGCCATCGCTGAACCGCGCAAACACGCCTTGGCAGTGCATCGCGACGAAGACTGCCAATCTGAGTATTGCCAGGTTGAATCGAGCAGATATTCAATTTGGCCTTACACTGGCAGCATAGCTAAAATTTCGGAGCATCAGCGAGAACAATTGTCCGCTGCCATCGGCCAGGACAATTCACAAATCGCCATTCTTACCGGCTCGCCAGGGACGGGCAAGACGTACGTAGTAGCTCAACTTCTCAAAACGGTCCTTCATTATGGTCGTGTTGGTGCTACCGACATTGTTGTAGGCGCCCCAACCGGCAAGGCTGCTGTTAGGTTAACTGAAGCTTTCCAGCAAGCTGGCCTACCAATTGTTGCCAGGACATGGCACTCACACCTGTTCGGACTGAAGGACAATGCCAAGCTGCCTTGTAAATTGATGATTTCGGACGAATCGTCAATGAACGATTTGGAATTGATGGCTCGCGTTTTCTCGGCTCGGCCAAATGGTGCTCATACTCTCTTGGTTGGCGACCCGTATCAATTACCGCCAGTGGGTGTTGGTGCTCCGTTTCGCGATTTGATCCATTCTGAGTCGATCGCCTCTGGTCACCTGACTCAGATTGAGCGCAATGGCGGCGAGATCGTCGAAATCTGCGCGCGAATCCGCGACGGCCATCGTTGGGGCGACCTGCTTAATGTCGGCAACGTGCTTTGCCATTCTGCGGCCAATCCCGACATGCAGATCGAACACTTGGAAACCCTGGTTCGCCAACATGACAAATGGTCTGCCCAAGTACTTGTGCCTGTCAACGAAAAAAGCCCGGTCTGTCGAGCAATCCTGAACCAGCGACTTCAGCGGCTACTGAACTCGGATGGCGAACCGGTGCGTGGCACAAAATTCCGCGTTGGCGACAAGATAGTTTGCACAAAAAACGGCTGGTACCAAGTCAGCGGCCAGCTCAGCCAGCAAATTGACCAGGCCGACATCAGCGATCGCGGTGAAGTCAGAATTGCTAACGGTGAATTGGCTGAAATTGTTAATTTTCATCCGCGAGGATTCGTAGCACGATTGGAGTCGCCGCAACGATTTATCGTCGTCACGGTGGGAAAGGATTCCGGCAAGGATGCCGCCACGGATGGCGAAGAATCGACCGATTCGCCTGACACGTCCGATTCACTATCCCCTGGCGGCATCAAGTGGGACTTGGGATACGCTCTCAGCTGCCACAAGGCTCAGGGAAGTGAATTCTCGTTCGTGTACATCATGATCGACGAATATCCAGGCGCTAGAACCATCTGTGATGCCAGTTGGGTCATGACTGCCATTAGTCGAGCCAAACAGCAGTGTCACTTAATTGGCAATGCCGAAACCGCTCAGCGCTGGTGTCGAACCTGGAAGATTGGCGAGCGAAAAACATTCCTCAAGGAGCGCATAGTTGAAG
Protein-coding regions in this window:
- a CDS encoding AAA family ATPase; translation: MTNTLEIIATYRSERFRFDNANSSVVVANVQLAPQSREIAKVVGIDDSYIAIKGEADDGELEKGITYRFLGHWKDYHNRRYGTVEKQFCFNSFVQHVAHDRKSLIEYLSHAGKDNGVGPRKAAMLVDQFGIDEVLDRCRQPLEVVSAIGVRQDQAERFSNYLIEQKAIESALLDLDSLLAGKGFPKSLPRKLIKEFGNRAAAIIADDPFALMQFHGVGFKKADNLWALLGKPLDDIHRLAMCLWYGMASDTTGSTWFPAKLAVQRLSREIGCEIDFRAAILHGKELAATSDHHYGAIASLRTDSNQQLRSDGQIMWLSEHRNDQREQAIVRSVVSAIAEPRKHALAVHRDEDCQSEYCQVESSRYSIWPYTGSIAKISEHQREQLSAAIGQDNSQIAILTGSPGTGKTYVVAQLLKTVLHYGRVGATDIVVGAPTGKAAVRLTEAFQQAGLPIVARTWHSHLFGLKDNAKLPCKLMISDESSMNDLELMARVFSARPNGAHTLLVGDPYQLPPVGVGAPFRDLIHSESIASGHLTQIERNGGEIVEICARIRDGHRWGDLLNVGNVLCHSAANPDMQIEHLETLVRQHDKWSAQVLVPVNEKSPVCRAILNQRLQRLLNSDGEPVRGTKFRVGDKIVCTKNGWYQVSGQLSQQIDQADISDRGEVRIANGELAEIVNFHPRGFVARLESPQRFIVVTVGKDSGKDAATDGEESTDSPDTSDSLSPGGIKWDLGYALSCHKAQGSEFSFVYIMIDEYPGARTICDASWVMTAISRAKQQCHLIGNAETAQRWCRTWKIGERKTFLKERIVEALISNQLEAI